The DNA segment TTCCGGTGTGGCCGAGGGCGATGCCGACGCCACCGGCGGGGCGACCTGATCGGATCCGTCGAGGTTGAACGCGGCGAACGCTCCGCTGGACACGCCTACGACCGCGGCGACGGCGATGGCTGCTGTCTTGTAGGGGTTCATGATCACCTCGTTCCACGTGCACGGTAGCGACCGGGCGCGGCCGCTCACCACTTCTGAGTCGGTGCGCGGCGGATTGGTTCGCTGGGGCCGGAATTTCTTCCGGGTGGGCCGAGAAGAGCCCCGGGCAGCGGTTCAGCCCACCTCGCCGGTGTCGGCGGTGTAGCTGCGGCAATCGTCGGTGTCGCCGCGGTCGAATCCCCGGTCGAACCACGCGGTACGCACCGCGGCGCTGCCATGGGTGTCGTTGGAGACGTAGCGGCCGACGACCAGCGCGCGGCTGAAACCGTCGATCGCCTGCTGCCCGTCATGGAACCAGACCCCGGCCAGGCATTCGGCCTGCAGTTCGATCCGGCGATCGGTCGTCTCGTCGTCGGTGATCGGCCAGCTGTCGGTCGCGTTCTGCACATGGTGGCCGAATTCGTGGGCGAGCACGGCCATCGGCAGCCAACCGGCCCGTTCGGCGTAGGTGCTGGTGCCGGAGGTGAACAGGTAGATCGTCCGGTCCTGGGTGCAGTAGAACGCGACGACCTGGTTGGCATTCGACATCTCACCGCAGTCGGTGGTGATGGAGTCGGCGCTGACCACCTCGTGGTGCGGTCGCTGCAGGTGCACACCGACCCGCTCCAGCGCGGGGGACCACGCCGGCATCAGGCACTCGTCGATCGCTTGCTCGGCGAACGCGGCGAGCCCGTCGGCATCGATCCGCGACACCCGGGGATCGGCGCAGTCGGTGGCGGCGAGTTCACCTACGGCGTAGAGCCGCTCGTCGAGCCGTACCGGTTCCTCCGCTGCGTCGCGGCCGGGTTCACCGGTCTCCACCTGCGGGCTCGGTGCGGAGGAGGAGACCGACGGCGCGGGGGTTGGGGTGACCGGGGCCGGGCCGAGGGTACGCAGTGACTGACCGGCCAGGATCAGGGCGATCCCGCATGCCAGGACCACCAGCACCACCGGTAGCCGGCGGTCGGCGGGCGAATGCTCGGTCATCGCTGGACGGCGGCCCGGATCCGAGCCGCGTACTCGGCTGCCTCCCCGTCGGCGTACTTGGTCCGGGGCCAGAAGAAGCCACGCAGCCCATCCCCCTTGGTCCTAGGTACGACATGCACGTGCAGATGAGGTATGGACTGGCTCACCACGTTGTTCATGGCGACGAAGGTGCCTTGGCAGCCCAAGGCATCGCCGAGGGCGGCGGCAATCCGCTGGGCGGTGCCGAACAGGGCCGGCATCGCGGCGGGCTCGAGGTCGAGAAGGGTGTCGACGTGGCGTACCGGACAGACCAGCGTGTGCCCCTTGAACAGTGGGCGGTGGTCGAGGAACGCGATGGTGTGCTCGTCGCGATGGACGGTCTCGGCAGGGACGTCACCGGCGATGATGGAGCAGAACAGGTCGGTCATGGGATCAGGTGCCGGAATTCGGTCAGCAGCACCCCGTCGGTGATCCGGTGCAGCGCGAGACCCGGCGGCAGGTCGCGGTTCTGCATCCCCTCGGCGGCCTCGGTGAACCCCAGGGTGAAGGTGCTGGTGACACCGGGGGCGATCACCAACGGGACCGTGGCGAAGGTGGTCGCCGCGGCGGCGTGGGCATGGCCGCAGACGATGCCGGCCAGCCGGTCGTGGGCGCTCAGCACTTCGGCGAGGGCCTCGGCATTGTCCAGCCGGATCGGATCCATCACCGGATGTCCGAGAGTGACCGGCGGATGGTGCAGTGCGATCAGCGCGGACTCCCCGGTCCGGGAGGTGAGGGCGGCGTCGAGGAAGGTCAGACTCTGCTCGCTCAGATGACCGGCGTCATTGCGGGGGCTGCCGGGGATGGTCGAGTCGAGGGCGATCACCCGTACCCCGTCGACGGTGACCACCTGGTCGAGCGGTCCGGAAGGGTCGGCTGCGCTGATACCGGGCAGACCGGTGGCGAAGCTCGACCGCAGGTCGTGGTTGCCCGGGATCGCGATCACCCGGCGGCTGCCGCTGACCCGGGCGAGGGCCTCGGCGTACTCCTCGGGCCGGCCGTCGGCCGCGACGTCCCCGGTGAGCAGGACCAGCTCGATCGGCAATGCGGCGGAGTCGAGGTAGTCCCAGACCACGGCGTTGCGGCGTGCGGTTTCGGCGGTGTTGTCGAAATGGGTGTCCGACACCTGAGCGATCAAGGGCACGGTTCATCGTAATCGGGTCGGCAGCCGCTTCGTCCGCCGCCACGGCCGCTGGGAGTACCTGGACGGGGAGATCTGCTGATTCTCGGGTGTCGCGCTGCTGCCATCGGCGGACCGGCCGGCAGTGAAGTTCGGACCGCCGTCCGACCCCACGGTCCCGGTTCACCACACCGGGGCTCCTAGACTGGCAGTCATGTCTCATCTTGATCGGATCCGCGGCCCCAAGGACCTGGGCGATTTGTCGCCCCGTGAGCTCGCCGAGCTCGCCGCGGAGATCCGAGCGAGCCTGATCACGAATGTCAGCGCCACCGGCGGACATCTCGGGCCCAACCTCGGGGTGGTCGAACTGACCATTGCCCTGCACCGGGTCTTCGACTCACCGACCGATCCGATCATCTTCGACGTCGGTCACCAGGCCTATGTGCACAAGATGCTGACCGGCCGGACCGGGCAGTTGCCGACCCTGCGCCAGCGCGGGGGGCTGTCGGGTTATCCGTCGCGGGCCGAGAGCGAGCACGACTGGGTGGAGAACTCCCATGCCTCGACTGCGCTGTCCTGGGCCGAGGGGCTGGCCAAGGGATTCCGGCTGCAGGGGGTGGACCGGACCGTGGTCGCGGTGGTCGGAGACGGAGCGCTGACCGGCGGCATGACCTGGGAGGCGATGAACAACATCTCCGCCGACGACGACCTGCCGTTGATCATCGTCGCCAACGACAACGGCCGCTCCTACACACCGACCGTGGGTGGGGTGGCGCGGGCGCTCAGCCCGGTCCGTACCGACCGTCGGTACGAGGATGTCCTCGACCTGCTGCGGCGCAGCGTCTCCAGCACCCCGGTGATCGGCAAGGCCGCCTACGAATGGCTGCACGGGGTGAAGGCCGGCCTGAAGGATGTGCTCAATCCGCAGGGGCTGTTCGCCGATCTGGGCATGAAGTACGTCGGCCCGATCGACGGTCACGACATCGAAGCGGTGGAGTACGCACTGACGCAGGCCAAGGGGTACGGCGGCCCGGTGATCGTGCACGTCCGTACCCAGAAGGGCCACGGGTTCACCGCCGCGGTGAACCACGAGGAGGACCAGTTCCACGCGGTCGGCCAGATCGACCCGGTGACGGGGAAGTCGAAGGCCACCTCCGGCGGTACGAGCTGGACCTCGGTCTTTGCCGATGCGCTGCTGCACGAGGGCAAACAGCATCCGGGACTGGTCGCGGTGACCGCCGCGATGATGTATCCGACCGGATTGCACAAGTTCCACCAGACTTTCCCCGAGCGCACCTTCGACGTCGGCATCGCCGAACAGCATGCGGTCACCTCGGCGGCCGGACTGGCCGCCTCCGGGATGCACCCGGTGGTCGCGATCTACTCGACCTTCGTGAACCGGGCCTTCGACCAGGTGCTGATGGATGTCGCCCTGCACAAACAAGGGGTGACCTTCGTTCTCGACCGCGCCGGCATCACCGGCCCGGACGGACCGAGTCATCACGGTATGTGGGATCTGTCGCTGCTCGGGCTGGTGCCCGGTCTGCAGCTGTGGGCGCCGCGCGATGCGACCCGGTTGACCGAGGCGCTCGCAGCCGCGGTGCAGGTCAGTGACGCGCCGACGGTGTTGCGTTTCCCGAAGGGGACGGTCGGCGAGGAACTGCCGGCTGTCGCCACCCGTAAGGGTATGGATGTGCTGGCCGCGGCCGCGGAGCCGCGGGTGCTGGTGGTCGGGTACGGCCCGATGGCGGCGGTTGCCCTGCAGGTGGGTGAGCAGTTGGACGCCCAGGGGATCTCGACCACGGTGATCGACCCGGTACGGGCGCTGCCGGTGAACCCGGAGTTGGTCGAGGTCGCTGCCGAGCACGAACTGGTGATCAGCATCGAGGATGGCGGCGAGGTCGGCGGTCTGGGTGCGCGGCTGGCCCAGGAGATGCGTGCCGCCGGTGTCTCGGTGCCGCTGCGGGAGTTCGGCGTACCGCAGGCGTTCCATGATCATGCCTCGCGTGATGAGGTCCTGGCCGAGTGCGGCCTGAGCGCGCAGCAGATCGCCCGCTATGCCGTGGAGACCGTCAGTCGCAGTGATCATGCCGGCGTCGCCGAGGTCACACTTCCCTGAGTTCGGGCGGCCTGAATCAGGGCGAGCCTGAGTTCGGGCCGGCGGGTGCCCTCCTTCGCGCTTCTGCCTCGTTCGCCGCGGCAGCGGCAGCTTGTCGGGTGCATCCGGCAGGATCTCGTCTGGGTGGTTGCCGTTGACCTCACCGCTGCTAGCGTGATTCGTGGTCGTCGGCCGCGACCGGGCAAACCCGATCTCAGCCCGGTTCCGCGGACGGTGATCTGCACGGTTCGGTGCGGTGCCTGACGAGTCACGGAAGGTCGGATAGCCCATGGTCAACGTCGATGAACTGCGGGGAATTCCCGATGTCGAGTACGTCTCGGCGTCGGTGAAGGCGGCATTCAACGCTGAGGCCTCCCGGCTGACCGGCCAGCGCGGGTCGCGGTCGTCGTGGCGCGATTCGGGGATGCAGGAGTTCGAGGGGCACTTCTCCCAGCTCTTCCAGGACAACGGACGCACCCAGCTCAGCGATCTCGGCGAGGTCGCCACCGCCCTGAAGCAGGTCGCGACCGACCTGGAGGATGTCGAGCAGGCGGCCTGGGAGGAGAATAACCAATCCCTTCCAAGGCCAGAAATTCCCCCCACTATGTCGGGGTTGACGTCTAAGGGCTCCCAGTATCTCAAGGTCGCCCTGGGGTTTTCGTTCATAGAACTGAGGGTGCCCTTGATGTCTCGTCTAGGATAGTCAGTTATGGCAAAAGCAAACCACTACATCCGTGTTCGCTGGATTCATGAGTATGAGGAGTTGCCGGTCGAGCTGTATAGCGAGCTTGATTCTCAAGGCTGGGAACTGAGAAAGGTGGAAGTATTTGCCGGCGGGCGTTCACAGGCGGCCGACGCCTACGGGGGCGCAGGCGACACCAGGTTGGGAGGGGAGCCGGTGCTGCCGATTGACGAGATTGCTTTGGATCCACAGTTTAAGCCAGAATTTGTCGATCGCCGCGAGTTTGAGGACGCGTGGCGCTGTGCTCGGAGGTCGGTTGCTCGTTGGGCCTCGTGACCATTGTCATCAGGACGCCAAGGTGTGGGACCGCGGGCTTACGGCCGGGATCGTAGGCATCTGCGTCGATGGCACCGTGTGGATGATTGCGGCAACTTCATGGAGTCATGGGCTGTGAGTCGACCGTGCGCTCCTGATCGCGTAGCCAGCGCTGGCATCGTCAAGCTCAGGGTGACGATCACTATAATCTCGCAGTGACGGTTCTGAGCGGAGGAGTGTGGATGATCACGCAACTGTGGGAACTCGTGGTTGCCCCGCCGGAGGTTCCGGAGCTTTCACCAGGTGAGATTGAACGGACTCTTGAGGCGACGGGATTGCCGGGACTGCCTTCCGACTATCTTGAATTGGTGAAGTCCTACGGTGTGGGGTGCTTTGACGAGTTCATTTTTCTACTCGTGCCATCAGCCATAAGAGAAGACTTGAACCTCCAGGTCCGAGGGAACGAGATCTTGGCGGGTTACCGCCAACTGGCTGGCATCGGCAAGCACGACGACAACAAGCTCGGGTTGAGTGTCGGGAATGGCATCGACGGTTCGGAAGACCTTTCCTACGACGTCTCCGTGGACAAGGGGGAGCTCTATCCTTGGGCGGTGACGCAGAACGGGGACGCGTGTTTCTGGCATATCACTGGCGAGGACCCGGGAACTTGGACTGTCGTCGTTGATGCGGCGCGAGATCCTGCATGGGAGCGGTTCGACATGTCAACCACCAGTTTTCTGTATGGTGTTCTTTCCGGTTCGGTCGCTGTGGAGGCGCTTCCCGCAGATTTTCCCTCGGGCAATCCCGCATTCCGAGAGATCGCGCAGTAGGTGGCTGGACGGGCCGAAGCTCGCTCGTAGAGTGCCTTCATGCGCATGGATCCGGTCGACTGGGACGGCTACACGGTCTACGAGGAGTTCTTTCGCTTGGAGGCTTCCGACCGTTCCGGCACGGCGTGCCATTACGTTGGGACGATGGGAGCGATCGCAATGATCTGGGAAGGCGCCGAGGCGACGGATCCGCCGGACAGTGAGATACAGCGCGCGGTGGAGCAGCTGAACGGCGCCGATCGTTCAGCGGTACGATCCTGCGCGACGGGCGCGCGCTGATCGTCGGCGGAACTGCGGAGAGCGGACTGATCATGGTGCTCCAGGATTCCGAAGAGGGTCCGTTCTGGAATGCCTTCTCGTCCGCTGAACCGGAAATCCCGGCCACAGCTCAGGTGGAAGTGGTCGCCGGAGGACAGCCCGGTGAATACCCGGCAACCATGATCCTGCCGCTCGCGCTGGTGCTGGAGGCAGTGCGTGAATTCGTTGCCACCGGCGGCCGGTCGGAGGCGGTAACCTGCGAGCAGGATTGATCCCTTGTCGGAGACATCGCAGCCGGGCCTGGAGTCTCGTCATGGATCAATCGGATGCGAACCCCGAGTCGTGGCACCTGGTGGCCGGAGGTGCCGATTCCCCGGCGCTGCTCGGGGCGACCCTCGGGTACGGATTGTTGGACGAGCCGATCGAGCACTACGGCGCCCTGCAGCAACTGGCCACCGCCCTGCGTACCGAGCTGTCCCGTCCGGTCGAGCTCGAGCCTGTCGATCCTGACCCCGCGAGGGCAGCTGAGGAGCCGGAGTTCGCACTGTGACGGCCGGCATCTGAGAACGGACGCTGTCCTTCCCGTGTCGGTCCGTTGACGATCTTCATTGCTCCGCGCTGCGCCAGGCACGGTGACCCAGTTCCGGTCTCGAAGGACGGGCGACCGGTCATCAGCGCTGCGTAGACTCCCGATCATGACCCGCGCATCGCACCGTCCCGGTTGGCCGAGGGCGTTGCTGCGGGCACTCGCCCGGCGTACCCGCGGACTGCATCTGCTCCGGCGCCGCAGCGCCGAGGCAGCACCCGCCTTCGATCTGGCCTACATCCGTACCGGGCCACGCGGCGGTACGCCGGTGGTGGTGATCCCAGGCGGGCCAGGATTGTCGGTGGTCTTTCCCTATCGGTCGTTTCGCCGGCAGGCACGGGAACGGAACCTCGACCTGATCATGATCGAGCACCGGGGAATCGGCTTGTCCCGGCAGGCTACCGACGGAACCGACCTTCCCCCGGAGGCGATGTGGGTCGACGACGTGGTCGACGACATCGCCGCGGTGCTGGCGCAGGAGAAGATCAACTCCGCAGTGATCGTCGGCGCCTCCTACGGCAGCTACCTGGCAGCCGGTCTCGGTGTCCGGCACCCCGAACTGGTCGCCGCCATGATCCTCGACTCACCGATCCTGTCCACCGCGGACCATCGGCAGGAACGGCAGGCGGTACGAAAGCTGCTCCACCCGTCCGTGCCCACCACCGGCGATGCGGTGGGGACTCTGGTTGCCCGGGGTGTCGACCCCGATGACCTGCTCTTCGCCGCGCGTACGGTGTACGAGGCAGGCGGCCAGGGCCTCCTCGATCGATTCCTTGATCAACTCGTGGCGGGCCGGGCTCGCCTGACCTGGTCGGTGCTGGTCGGCGCCCTCAGCCGCGAAGCCACCTCCTCGGTCCCGCTTCCCTTCATCAACGAGTTCGATCTGGTCGGTACGCTCGCCTTCCGCGAGCTGGACTACGGCGCCGAGCCCGATGGGGAACCCTTCGATCCGGTGCTGGCCTATGCCGCCCTGGCCGATCGGTACCCGAGCTTCGGTGGGGAACCCTTCGACCTGCGGCAGCAGCTCAGGGAGTTCACCTGGCCGACCATCGTCATGGCCGGGCACAACGACCTGCGGACCGCCCCGGCGGTCGCCCAGGAAGTGGCTTCCTTGTTGCCGGAGGGATACCTCGTCGAGTTCGACAACGGCCACAGCGCTCTCGAATCGCATCCGCTGGCGCTACTGCAGGTGATCACCTGGCTGCGTGCCGGCACCGCGCGCAAGGCCGCCGTCGGTGCCGGGGTCCTCGAAGGCCTGCCGCGGAGGGGGATTGCAGCACAACTGCCCACGCTCATCTCCGGGCTGCTCCGGGTGGACGCGCTACTCGGTCGCATCCTGCCTCGAGGCCGCTCGGGACGGGCTGAACACTAGAACCGCTGCGCGTGGATCGCTTCGAGTTCCTTGGCATCGGCCGCGCTCATCCCGCTGATCGGCTCACCGTTCCAGACGATGTCGTCGGCCAGTGCGGCGAGCACCGCCTGACGCTTCCCATGGCTCAGCCGGGCACCGTGCACGAGGGCGGCCGGTGCCCACAACATGGCGGTGTGATCATGCCAACCGGCATCCACATCGGGCACCCGGAACAGGTCCTCGACCGTGTCCGGCAGGTGCGAGAGCCGTTGGCCGAAGAGATTGGCCACGACAGCAGCGGTCAGTTGCTTCTCGACTCCGGGTTCGACCACCTGCGGTGTGGTCGCGGTGCCGCTCAGGGCGAGGTCGAACTGGGCCGAACTCATCAACATCACGCCGTTCGTGGTCCGCGGATTGCACTCGATGGCCAACAGTTCACCATCATGATCGACATAGTCGAACGACAACTGGCCGCTGTAACCGCCCAGGACGTCGACGAACCGCTGCGTGTGATCGAGGGTCTGCGTCGAATCCACCGCCAGGAAGGTGATACCGGTGCTCTTGCGCCACAGCTCCGGAGCCCGATACGTGCAGTGCCCGATCACCCGACCGTCGACCACCACCGAATAGGAGCACACCATCGGGCCGCTGACGAACGGCTGGACCAACCAGGGTTGTTCCGGACTCGGGTGGCAGTCGTCGATTCCGACCTGCCCGGCCAAGGGCCCGGTATTGGTCAGCAGCCCGACGCCACCGCGGGAGAACGCCGCCCGGGCGAACCAGTGCTCGAACCGGCTCGTCGCCTCCCGCAGGCCGGCGTCATCGGTGGCCACCACCGTTTCCGGGACCGGCACACCGGCCCGCGTTGCGAGATGCTGGAAGCTGACCTTGTCGTGCAGTCGGGCCAACTGTTCGAATGCGCCGGTGAACAGCCGCACACCCGCAGGCAGATCCGAGACCCGCGCCGCGAGATAGAAGGCCTCCTCGAACGTGGGGAGGATCAGTTCGATCGCGAACCGTTCCACGATGGCCGCGATGTCGCTGATGAACTGATCGGTGGCATGTCGTGGCGAAGCGGTCACCTGGTGGGAGAGCAGGTACTTGGAGTGACTCCCGACCGCCCCGTCGAAGGTGTCGCAGGCAACGACCTGATGTCCTGCGGTGGCCAGTTTCCGCACGATGTTCAGCGCAAAGGGATTGCGTGAGCTGGTGACCAGGATGCGCATGGCCGCTGCCTTTCCGTTTGTCCGTTCCGCGATCGCTGTGTGCTCAGACCGTAGCCCCAGGCAAGCGGATTGTTCCAGCGGCGCGCTCCGGGGTGCTCCGGGGCGGCCATACTGGGCCCGTGTGGAGCGATCTCGCCGGAGTGCTGGGCGCGGGCCTCAGCCTGCTCGGACTCGGTTTCGTGATGGGCTTCAGCCCCACGATGTATGCGGTGGTGATCCGGTTGTTGACCGCGTCGAAGCGGCCGCAGACCGCTGTCCGCTGGGTCAGCGTGGGCATGGTCATCGGCTGCACCCTGATGCTGCTCGCCTTCCGGGTGGTGGACCCGGAGACGCTGACCGCGGCACTGAAGGACCGGGTGGAGGAATTCCTGGTACGCCGCGGGGTCGACCTGGTCGCGGGCACGATCTTCCTGATCCTGGCGGTCATCACCTTCCAGCGCCTGCGGCGTCCCCGCCCGGCACCGAAGCTGCCCGGTCCGCCGCGGGAGGAGAGCGCCCGCCGGATGATCCTGATCGGAGTGGCGAACACCGTGATCGGGATCAGCGGGCTGGCCACGATGTACGTCACCGGGCGGGTGCTCACCTCGGCCACCCACCAGCTGTGGTTGCAGGCGCTGCTCTACACCCTCTTCCTGGTCGCGGTGATCGGCCCGTACCTGCTGCTGTCGCTGGCCTGGCAGCGTTATCCGAGACTGGACCGGCAGGTCCGGTCGATCTATCACCGCCTGTCCAGGCTGAACACCCGGGCCTTGCTGGCGTTCGGGTTGTCGATCGCCGCCTTCGGGTTCTTCGGGGTCGGCCTCTTCGGTCATGGACACTGACGACCGGTCGTGGGCGGGCCGGTCGTTGACCGACTTCCTCCCCGTTCGTCGATCACGGGACCCGGCATCGTAGGCCGGGGACGACAGATCCCCCGGGCCACCACGGCACCGGGGGATCTGTCGGGATGATCGAGGGCGATCAGGCCAGGCTCGCCACACCCGGGTCGAGGAACCGCTTGCCGCGGACCCGCTCCGAGGCGCCGCTGCGGTCCAGGTACGGGGTGATCCCGCCGAGATGGAAGGGATAGCCCGCGCCGAGGATCAGGCACAGATCGATGTCACGGGCATCGGCGACGACCCCCTCGTCCAGCATCCGACCGATCTCATCGGCCAGCGCGTCCTCCACCCGTACCCGCAACTGCTCGGCGGTGCTGGGGGAGTCGCCGACCTCGAACAGTGCCCGGGTCTCATCGGCGACGTAGGGCTTGCCCTGCTCGTCGTAGTCCCAGATACCGGCCTTCTTCGCCTCGACCAGACG comes from the Naumannella halotolerans genome and includes:
- a CDS encoding neutral zinc metallopeptidase, whose translation is MTEHSPADRRLPVVLVVLACGIALILAGQSLRTLGPAPVTPTPAPSVSSSAPSPQVETGEPGRDAAEEPVRLDERLYAVGELAATDCADPRVSRIDADGLAAFAEQAIDECLMPAWSPALERVGVHLQRPHHEVVSADSITTDCGEMSNANQVVAFYCTQDRTIYLFTSGTSTYAERAGWLPMAVLAHEFGHHVQNATDSWPITDDETTDRRIELQAECLAGVWFHDGQQAIDGFSRALVVGRYVSNDTHGSAAVRTAWFDRGFDRGDTDDCRSYTADTGEVG
- a CDS encoding HIT family protein, with product MTDLFCSIIAGDVPAETVHRDEHTIAFLDHRPLFKGHTLVCPVRHVDTLLDLEPAAMPALFGTAQRIAAALGDALGCQGTFVAMNNVVSQSIPHLHVHVVPRTKGDGLRGFFWPRTKYADGEAAEYAARIRAAVQR
- a CDS encoding metallophosphoesterase; amino-acid sequence: MPLIAQVSDTHFDNTAETARRNAVVWDYLDSAALPIELVLLTGDVAADGRPEEYAEALARVSGSRRVIAIPGNHDLRSSFATGLPGISAADPSGPLDQVVTVDGVRVIALDSTIPGSPRNDAGHLSEQSLTFLDAALTSRTGESALIALHHPPVTLGHPVMDPIRLDNAEALAEVLSAHDRLAGIVCGHAHAAAATTFATVPLVIAPGVTSTFTLGFTEAAEGMQNRDLPPGLALHRITDGVLLTEFRHLIP
- the dxs gene encoding 1-deoxy-D-xylulose-5-phosphate synthase, which translates into the protein MSHLDRIRGPKDLGDLSPRELAELAAEIRASLITNVSATGGHLGPNLGVVELTIALHRVFDSPTDPIIFDVGHQAYVHKMLTGRTGQLPTLRQRGGLSGYPSRAESEHDWVENSHASTALSWAEGLAKGFRLQGVDRTVVAVVGDGALTGGMTWEAMNNISADDDLPLIIVANDNGRSYTPTVGGVARALSPVRTDRRYEDVLDLLRRSVSSTPVIGKAAYEWLHGVKAGLKDVLNPQGLFADLGMKYVGPIDGHDIEAVEYALTQAKGYGGPVIVHVRTQKGHGFTAAVNHEEDQFHAVGQIDPVTGKSKATSGGTSWTSVFADALLHEGKQHPGLVAVTAAMMYPTGLHKFHQTFPERTFDVGIAEQHAVTSAAGLAASGMHPVVAIYSTFVNRAFDQVLMDVALHKQGVTFVLDRAGITGPDGPSHHGMWDLSLLGLVPGLQLWAPRDATRLTEALAAAVQVSDAPTVLRFPKGTVGEELPAVATRKGMDVLAAAAEPRVLVVGYGPMAAVALQVGEQLDAQGISTTVIDPVRALPVNPELVEVAAEHELVISIEDGGEVGGLGARLAQEMRAAGVSVPLREFGVPQAFHDHASRDEVLAECGLSAQQIARYAVETVSRSDHAGVAEVTLP
- a CDS encoding DUF6881 domain-containing protein, with the translated sequence MAKANHYIRVRWIHEYEELPVELYSELDSQGWELRKVEVFAGGRSQAADAYGGAGDTRLGGEPVLPIDEIALDPQFKPEFVDRREFEDAWRCARRSVARWAS
- a CDS encoding Imm1 family immunity protein; the protein is MVLQDSEEGPFWNAFSSAEPEIPATAQVEVVAGGQPGEYPATMILPLALVLEAVREFVATGGRSEAVTCEQD
- a CDS encoding alpha/beta hydrolase codes for the protein MTRASHRPGWPRALLRALARRTRGLHLLRRRSAEAAPAFDLAYIRTGPRGGTPVVVIPGGPGLSVVFPYRSFRRQARERNLDLIMIEHRGIGLSRQATDGTDLPPEAMWVDDVVDDIAAVLAQEKINSAVIVGASYGSYLAAGLGVRHPELVAAMILDSPILSTADHRQERQAVRKLLHPSVPTTGDAVGTLVARGVDPDDLLFAARTVYEAGGQGLLDRFLDQLVAGRARLTWSVLVGALSREATSSVPLPFINEFDLVGTLAFRELDYGAEPDGEPFDPVLAYAALADRYPSFGGEPFDLRQQLREFTWPTIVMAGHNDLRTAPAVAQEVASLLPEGYLVEFDNGHSALESHPLALLQVITWLRAGTARKAAVGAGVLEGLPRRGIAAQLPTLISGLLRVDALLGRILPRGRSGRAEH
- a CDS encoding carbamoyl-phosphate synthase large subunit, with amino-acid sequence MRILVTSSRNPFALNIVRKLATAGHQVVACDTFDGAVGSHSKYLLSHQVTASPRHATDQFISDIAAIVERFAIELILPTFEEAFYLAARVSDLPAGVRLFTGAFEQLARLHDKVSFQHLATRAGVPVPETVVATDDAGLREATSRFEHWFARAAFSRGGVGLLTNTGPLAGQVGIDDCHPSPEQPWLVQPFVSGPMVCSYSVVVDGRVIGHCTYRAPELWRKSTGITFLAVDSTQTLDHTQRFVDVLGGYSGQLSFDYVDHDGELLAIECNPRTTNGVMLMSSAQFDLALSGTATTPQVVEPGVEKQLTAAVVANLFGQRLSHLPDTVEDLFRVPDVDAGWHDHTAMLWAPAALVHGARLSHGKRQAVLAALADDIVWNGEPISGMSAADAKELEAIHAQRF
- a CDS encoding GAP family protein; amino-acid sequence: MWSDLAGVLGAGLSLLGLGFVMGFSPTMYAVVIRLLTASKRPQTAVRWVSVGMVIGCTLMLLAFRVVDPETLTAALKDRVEEFLVRRGVDLVAGTIFLILAVITFQRLRRPRPAPKLPGPPREESARRMILIGVANTVIGISGLATMYVTGRVLTSATHQLWLQALLYTLFLVAVIGPYLLLSLAWQRYPRLDRQVRSIYHRLSRLNTRALLAFGLSIAAFGFFGVGLFGHGH